The genomic segment AGGTCATAATAGATGAAAGTTATTCTGAATATGATTTGGCCTTCTGATTCATATATTTTGGTTCTTTCGTGAACAAATACTAATACTGTATGCTTTAATGCATTCAATGCTTACTGATTTATGCAGTTACCGCAACCCTTTTAAACTTTGTGAGGTTGTTCCGGAGAGCACATGATGAGAATTGTAAACAGGCTGaattggagaaaagaaaagctgAGAAGGAGCTTGAAATGGAGGAGGCAAGGGTAACTAATCTAATAAAGAAAAGTGGGAAATAGCTGAGATTGTTTGCTTTAATCCCCTGCCAAGGGGAATGTGGTTCTTGCATCAGAGATCTACTGGGTTGTTTACTGAAGAATGTTGTCGGAAGAAACTTATTGGCAAGGTGCTCCCCTCTTCAGTTATGTTTTGCAATGGCGTGACTCTTAAGTGGATTCAagatataattaattgaaagGGCTCCTTCCTGAGGGTGGCAGACCTTAAACTGCATATCCTTGAACGGCTCAGCTGCACCAGCGGGGGCCAATGCCAGCTCATCAACCCAGATTGTTGGTGCTGCTAATCTAATCTCTTGGAATTAATGATGATAGTCCAGATTTTCGCAAATGATCAAGTGAAATCACTGCAGTTGTCTGAAATGAGTACTCTGGTCTCTGGCCGAATGCGAGAGATTTTGATAACGTTGGGTCCATCCTTCAATATTGAAGGTGCTGCTCATGGCTTTTGCCATTCATTTGGCATTGCAGGACCAAACAAAGGCTCTCGGGACTGTAAAGCACATACTCGCTCCACTGTATCCTGGTCCGTGTACAAAGCTCTAACCTTGTACTCGCGTCAATACAATTCGTTTCACTGTAACATAGAGGTAGGGAGGTAGGCTACATTTTTTCCTCTCAGATTGAGATTTTGACAGGCTCAAAATGATGTATAGAAAAGTCTTTTAAGGAAGACGAGAAGGCAAAGTAGGCAACAGAATATCTTGTAGAAGTAGGCCAAATGTAACCGGGTCATAGGCTGTTAGTTCGGGAACTGCTTGTATCTTTCAACGGTTCTTTGTCTAATTAAAGTATTTCTCGTTTATTTAATGGCGCACTTATTCTTCCTCTTTATTCTGTACCCCCTCTTGTGCTTTTGGTCCGTCCCTCCCCTTGCGGCCAGAGTTGTCGGCCTACTTCATTGTTTCTTCTTCACGTACAATCATTCTGCTGGGTTATTGCTCTCGCGCATCTTTAGCTGAAATTTTGTAGCAGTGTTTTGGTTCTGGATGTTGACTATATGATCTTAGTGTTCTTAGTTTTGTATCCGAGTCAATCGTCTTAAGCTTGTGTTTCCTCAAGCAAGAGTGAGGAGGCACCGAGGAGGCTGTTTTGACAACTTGAACTGATACTTTCCTCCTGTTACGCAATACGGCAATCTCACCGAGACTCGCCTCTTGTAGGGCAGATTTTAAATGAGAATATTTTGTGTTCAGGATTCTTCAAAGATGTGGGAATCGGTTAAACTGTTCTTCACTGCGGACTTCGAGCGCATTCAATTGCGCAATGACATTTTTGCGCATTAGTTCACTAATTCCGCAGTCTCAGTGAaaacttttaagaaaaaatttccATGGCACATTACAGCGCAACACAACACACAACCTGTGAGCCTGATAATGATTTTCAACAACAATGGCATCGTTTTTGAATCTTAATTGCTGATCCATTTGAGACCTCATTAATTAACAAGCGGCCTTCCCATCAACACAAGTCCCCGGAGAGTTCTTATAATATGCTTAGAAGCGGTCAATCTACATGAAGATGATGATATTACAAAACCACCGGATGATAAATGAATATGCATTGTGGAGTTTGCTTATACAAATTACATTTTCTCTTTCCCAGCAATGATGTTTAGGTGAAAAGAAGCATTAATTCTGTCAATTTTCTTAGAATGGAATGAATTCATGGAAGGCCTTGAAAGGTCTTGATATTTGAACCTCTGTGGTTAACATCTTGCCCTTCAATACTAATCTGGAAACTGCATCTTCCTTCCTGATCCATCTGACTAGCTGTTTTGCAACTCCTCAAGAACGCACAGCTCACGATGGTATCGATGACAATGATGATCGAGTACAAGTAGGCGATGAAGATCCCTTCCAGAGCCGTGGAAGGACTCGAACTTCTAGCCGCGTAATAAGCTCTTACCACTCGGAACTGGAACAAGGCTTCAACTGCTGCAAGGGCCAGATTGATGGGAAGAGCCAGTGCCAGTGCTGTTGCTGTTCTTCCCCTGATCAGAATCCCGGCCTTGAGAAACGCAAGATAGCCACCCAATTTGTCCATCCCCGATGAGACGAGCGCCAAGTTGCAAACTATGAGGGCATTGGCAAGGACTATGGAGTAGAGCACAGCGCCTGTGGCAGACAAGAAGAGGAGAGAGCCGGGGGAGGAGTAGCCGTAAGCCTGGAGGCAGTTGAAGGCAATAAACAACACAGAGAAGCATGCTGCATTTGCAGAgaggatgatgaagaagttgcaAACTTGGGTGAGAAGGATGTGATTGTAGGTGGAGAtgaaagaagcaaaagaagggAGAACAGTCGGTTTGTGGCGACAGAGAGCCTGGATTATGGAGGCCTTGGCCAGGAGGAGGAAAGAGAGGGTGAAAGGGAGCACAAGAATGGAGGAAGTGATGGTTTGTGAGAGCTTGATGTTGAGAATGGAGAAGAATTCAGATGACGGCGGGAACCCGGCAGCCTGGAAGAGCGATCGAAGGCGATGGTAAACTGTTGGCAGAAGAGCTGAGAAGGGGAGAAGAGCTTGTGAGAGGAGGACTGCTGCTGAGAAGGGAAAGGCTAGGAGGGTTGGAACTGTGGTGAAATAGTGGTAATTCTGAAGGAAAGTGTGGATTGATCTTCTCAGTATCTTGCCTGTTCTCTCCATTGGGATTGATGGGTATTCTTCCATTGAGTGTAGAGATGAAGATGATATATGGGAATCTCGCAAAAAAAATGGGCTGCTTATGAAAAGAGAAGAGGTACGTAGTATAGAAGACATTGATGTTTCCTCCGTTAATTTCTGATCATCTTcacctctctccctctctctctctctggtagTTTGGACAGATCTAGGAAGTTGGcgtttgaggaaaatagattgGCCAACAACTAGAACTAACTACTGCAGATGTGGAGTTGTTTTAGCTTTGTTTTCGCCAATTTGCTTGTTTTTTTGGAAGGAGCTCTTGTTTCTTTGGAATCTCCAAACTCCTTTCTTAGTTGGCTTAAACTGGCTGGTATTccaaaaaggaaacatttttttttaggttAAAGTAAAAGCAACTATGTATTATATACAACTTCATATTCAATTTCATAACTTCCTAACCTTTTTATTATTACGTTTAAGTTATGATTAAttgtgataaaaaaatattaaatataaatatcaatCCTTGTAAAATAAGGAATCTTATTGATGATgcaatggttttttttttttttaacttttgaaggTGACTTTGAATATACTCTTGCTGCAATCACCCCAATCGTTCTATCTATAATTGTTAACTCTTAGCCCTACCCCTTACAGAAGATCTAAGAAAGTGGGAACAGTGCATTTTCCCTGTGAAATTCTTTTCCTGTTTAAACAATGCCTGAAGCCACTCCTTTTTAGAACAAAAAGCAACTTGCTTCTGAAAATTTCTGTTGCTTCATATACAGCAAAAAGTGGACAGTTCTTAACTTGC from the Diospyros lotus cultivar Yz01 unplaced genomic scaffold, ASM1463336v1 superscaf1, whole genome shotgun sequence genome contains:
- the LOC127793133 gene encoding uncharacterized protein LOC127793133, which gives rise to MEEYPSIPMERTGKILRRSIHTFLQNYHYFTTVPTLLAFPFSAAVLLSQALLPFSALLPTVYHRLRSLFQAAGFPPSSEFFSILNIKLSQTITSSILVLPFTLSFLLLAKASIIQALCRHKPTVLPSFASFISTYNHILLTQVCNFFIILSANAACFSVLFIAFNCLQAYGYSSPGSLLFLSATGAVLYSIVLANALIVCNLALVSSGMDKLGGYLAFLKAGILIRGRTATALALALPINLALAAVEALFQFRVVRAYYAARSSSPSTALEGIFIAYLYSIIIVIDTIVSCAFLRSCKTASQMDQEGRCSFQISIEGQDVNHRGSNIKTFQGLP